The following coding sequences lie in one Actinomyces capricornis genomic window:
- a CDS encoding ribulokinase: MSDRKCIVGIDYGTLSGRAVVVDAATGEQLGTHVTEYPHGVMDRTLTAGDNQVLPPEFALQNPDDYIKVLRESVPAAVKAAGVDPADIVGIGIDATSATVFFTDKDGVPLCEKPGFENNIHAYVKLWKHHGAQDQATRLVKVAEARREPWLGRYGGVLSSELLLPKVLEVFEMAPEVYEEADVVCNLLDWLTWRLTGRLTQSAGDSGYKRMLQDGRYPSSEYLEAVRPGFGTVFEDKMSAPVLPLGARVGGLSKEMAELTGLVEGIAVASGNIDAHVVVAGANAVRPGQLTAILGTSSCYVLNGEEYRDCPGVFGIVDGGAVDGYWGFEGGQTAVGDIFAWFIDNCVPSSYTEEAASRGISVHDLLVEKSQDQEIGEHGLIALDWHNGNRSILADARLSGLIIGQTLATRPEEIYRALMEATAFGCRVIIDNFVEHGIRVDEIVAAGGLLKNSFYMQMLADITGRAISVSTAEQTGALGSAVFAAVAAGVYPDVFAAAEAMSSVEKHAYEPRPEASRKYDELYAIYKELHDLFGRYNGVSPMHRLKDIRARIFRDRAPEQ; encoded by the coding sequence ATGTCCGACAGGAAGTGCATCGTCGGGATCGACTACGGGACCCTCTCGGGCCGCGCCGTCGTCGTTGATGCGGCCACGGGCGAGCAGCTCGGCACGCATGTCACCGAATACCCCCATGGAGTCATGGACCGCACCCTGACCGCGGGGGACAACCAGGTCCTGCCCCCGGAGTTCGCCCTGCAGAACCCCGATGACTACATCAAGGTCCTGCGCGAGTCGGTCCCTGCTGCCGTCAAGGCGGCCGGCGTCGACCCGGCGGACATCGTCGGGATCGGCATCGACGCCACCTCCGCCACGGTCTTCTTCACCGACAAGGACGGCGTGCCCCTGTGCGAGAAGCCCGGTTTCGAGAACAACATCCACGCCTACGTCAAGCTGTGGAAGCACCACGGCGCCCAGGATCAGGCCACCCGCCTGGTCAAGGTCGCCGAGGCCCGCCGAGAGCCGTGGCTCGGCCGCTACGGCGGCGTGCTGTCCTCCGAGCTGCTCCTGCCCAAGGTCCTGGAGGTCTTCGAGATGGCGCCGGAGGTCTACGAGGAGGCCGACGTCGTGTGCAACCTGCTGGACTGGCTGACCTGGCGGCTGACGGGCCGCCTGACCCAGTCGGCCGGGGACTCGGGCTACAAGCGCATGCTCCAGGACGGCAGGTACCCCTCATCGGAGTACCTGGAGGCCGTGCGGCCCGGCTTCGGCACGGTCTTCGAGGACAAGATGTCGGCGCCGGTGCTGCCGCTGGGCGCCAGGGTCGGGGGCCTGAGCAAGGAGATGGCCGAGCTGACGGGCCTTGTCGAGGGCATCGCCGTGGCCTCGGGGAACATCGACGCGCATGTGGTGGTCGCCGGCGCCAATGCGGTGCGCCCCGGCCAGCTGACGGCGATCCTGGGCACCTCCTCGTGCTATGTGCTCAACGGTGAGGAGTATCGCGACTGCCCCGGGGTCTTCGGGATCGTCGACGGCGGGGCGGTGGACGGCTACTGGGGCTTCGAGGGCGGGCAGACCGCCGTCGGGGACATCTTCGCCTGGTTCATCGACAACTGCGTGCCCAGCTCCTACACCGAGGAGGCGGCCTCCCGGGGGATCTCGGTCCACGACCTCCTGGTGGAGAAGTCCCAGGACCAGGAGATCGGCGAGCACGGCCTCATCGCCCTGGACTGGCACAACGGCAACCGCTCGATCCTGGCCGATGCGCGGCTCTCGGGGCTCATCATCGGCCAGACGCTGGCCACCAGGCCCGAGGAGATCTACCGGGCGCTCATGGAGGCCACGGCCTTCGGGTGCCGGGTCATCATCGACAACTTCGTGGAGCACGGCATCAGGGTCGATGAGATCGTGGCCGCCGGGGGCCTGCTGAAGAACTCCTTCTACATGCAGATGCTCGCCGACATCACCGGCCGCGCGATCTCGGTGTCCACCGCCGAGCAGACCGGGGCCCTGGGCTCGGCGGTCTTCGCGGCGGTGGCCGCCGGCGTCTACCCCGATGTCTTCGCCGCCGCGGAGGCCATGTCCTCGGTGGAGAAGCACGCCTACGAGCCCCGCCCCGAGGCCTCCAGGAAGTACGACGAGCTCTACGCCATCTACAAGGAGCTCCACGACCTCTTCGGGCGCTACAACGGGGTCTCGCCGATGCACCGCCTCAAGGACATCCGCGCCCGCATCTTCCGGGACAGGGCCCCCGAGCAGTGA
- a CDS encoding alpha/beta hydrolase: protein MPLNRPMNRRTLIKGVGGLAAASLVGTTAALGGSSPAYAADLGVTEHQTFGRMEYYRLSTPSIGWEPGVNVLLPDGYDPARRYPVYYLLHGGGGNFMDFDVHHDIRGLTAGRDIIVVMPDGGIAGWYSNPVTSFVGPRNWETFHIEELIPWVDATFSTIAEFAGRAVGGFSMGGFGALKYTAKYYGHFASVSSHSGPSDLRGETGQLVTHWANASSAGAELGGGMVYGAPWDEARVSADNPMENLERYRGKRIFLVAGTDVSDINEGRVLPTQQTFGGALDAAGIPHERYEDAGAHFVRRDRLQQDIDGVVAHLAKAG from the coding sequence ATGCCCCTCAACCGCCCGATGAACAGACGCACCCTGATCAAGGGGGTGGGCGGCCTGGCCGCCGCCTCCCTTGTGGGAACCACCGCCGCCTTGGGAGGATCCTCCCCGGCCTATGCTGCGGACCTCGGTGTCACGGAGCACCAGACCTTCGGCCGCATGGAGTACTACCGGCTCTCCACCCCCTCGATCGGCTGGGAGCCCGGGGTCAACGTCCTCCTCCCCGACGGCTATGACCCGGCCCGCCGCTACCCCGTCTACTACCTGCTCCACGGTGGTGGGGGCAATTTCATGGACTTCGATGTCCACCACGACATTCGAGGCCTTACCGCCGGGCGCGACATCATTGTCGTCATGCCCGATGGTGGCATTGCGGGCTGGTACTCCAACCCGGTGACCTCCTTCGTGGGGCCGCGCAACTGGGAGACCTTCCACATCGAGGAGCTCATCCCCTGGGTGGATGCCACCTTCAGCACCATTGCAGAATTTGCCGGCCGCGCCGTTGGAGGATTCTCCATGGGTGGCTTCGGCGCGCTGAAGTACACCGCGAAGTACTACGGTCACTTCGCCTCGGTGAGCAGCCATTCCGGACCGTCCGATCTGCGCGGTGAGACCGGTCAACTGGTGACGCACTGGGCCAACGCCTCATCCGCGGGCGCCGAGCTGGGCGGGGGAATGGTCTACGGGGCGCCGTGGGACGAGGCCCGCGTCAGCGCCGACAACCCGATGGAGAACCTTGAGCGCTACCGGGGGAAGCGCATCTTCCTGGTGGCGGGCACGGACGTGTCCGACATCAACGAAGGCCGCGTCCTGCCCACTCAGCAGACCTTCGGGGGCGCTCTGGACGCCGCCGGCATCCCCCACGAGCGCTACGAGGACGCCGGTGCTCACTTCGTGCGCCGCGATCGCCTCCAGCAGGACATCGACGGCGTCGTCGCCCACCTGGCCAAGGCCGGCTGA
- a CDS encoding sn-glycerol-1-phosphate dehydrogenase — protein MSSSLISQALSTATETKEIAFGDGVTSQAGPMFARLFPGARALLVADENTFAATGPAVVESLQEAGVELAEEPYLFPGTPTLYAGYEAVEVLRDHLAALEGAVICSIGAGTLNDIAKLASGELERPYMNVCTAASVDGFASFGASISRDGFKITRSCPAPTGLVADNDIVCEAPQRLTATGYGDLIEKIPAGADWILADALGIEAIDDYVWDLVQGPLRESLADPQAIGQGDKRAIEGLMAGNLMSGLAMQAAQSSRPASGAGHQFSHTWEMEGHGLDWEPPLSHGFKVGIGTIASCAIWEAFLRMEAEDFDVARALAAVRPPEEIESEVRASLQERMQDEAVRHSLAKRVEGEELAARIERLKAAWPELRERCRAQLMSPQEVMDRLRAVGAPYHPELIEIDWERFRQTHRKARMIRDRYTVLDILTDLGVFDDVVDELFSPQGFWGQHRHPSK, from the coding sequence ATGTCCAGCAGTCTCATCTCCCAGGCACTGTCAACGGCCACCGAGACCAAGGAGATCGCCTTCGGCGACGGGGTCACCTCGCAGGCCGGCCCCATGTTCGCCAGGCTGTTCCCCGGTGCGAGAGCGCTTCTCGTGGCCGATGAGAACACCTTCGCCGCCACGGGCCCCGCCGTGGTCGAGTCCTTGCAGGAGGCCGGCGTCGAACTGGCCGAGGAGCCCTACCTCTTCCCCGGCACGCCCACCCTCTACGCCGGCTACGAGGCGGTCGAGGTCCTGCGCGACCACCTCGCCGCCCTGGAGGGCGCCGTCATCTGCTCCATCGGCGCCGGCACGCTCAACGACATCGCCAAGCTCGCCTCGGGAGAGCTCGAGCGCCCCTACATGAACGTGTGCACCGCGGCCTCGGTGGACGGCTTCGCCTCCTTCGGGGCATCGATCTCCCGTGACGGCTTCAAGATCACCCGCTCCTGCCCCGCCCCCACCGGGCTCGTGGCCGACAACGACATCGTGTGCGAGGCCCCCCAGCGCCTGACCGCCACCGGCTACGGCGACCTCATCGAGAAGATCCCCGCCGGGGCCGACTGGATCCTCGCCGACGCGCTGGGCATCGAGGCCATCGACGACTACGTGTGGGACCTGGTCCAGGGCCCCCTGCGCGAGTCGCTGGCCGACCCCCAGGCCATCGGCCAGGGCGACAAGCGCGCCATCGAGGGCCTCATGGCAGGCAACCTCATGTCCGGCCTGGCCATGCAGGCGGCGCAGTCCTCCCGCCCCGCCTCCGGCGCCGGCCACCAGTTCTCCCACACCTGGGAGATGGAGGGCCACGGACTGGACTGGGAGCCGCCGCTGTCTCACGGGTTCAAGGTCGGCATCGGCACCATCGCCTCCTGCGCCATCTGGGAGGCCTTCCTGAGGATGGAGGCCGAGGACTTCGACGTCGCGCGGGCGCTGGCGGCCGTCAGGCCCCCCGAGGAGATCGAGTCCGAGGTGCGCGCCAGCCTCCAGGAGCGCATGCAGGATGAGGCCGTGCGCCACAGCCTCGCCAAGCGGGTCGAGGGCGAGGAGCTCGCCGCCCGGATCGAGCGCCTCAAGGCCGCCTGGCCCGAGCTGCGGGAGCGCTGCCGCGCCCAGCTCATGTCCCCCCAGGAGGTCATGGACCGCCTCAGGGCCGTCGGCGCCCCCTACCACCCCGAGCTCATCGAGATCGACTGGGAGCGATTCCGCCAGACCCACCGCAAGGCCAGGATGATCCGCGACCGCTACACGGTCCTGGACATCCTCACCGACCTCGGCGTGTTCGACGACGTCGTCGACGAGCTGTTCTCGCCTCAGGGATTCTGGGGGCAGCACCGCCACCCCTCCAAGTGA
- a CDS encoding xylulokinase, whose translation MDPLVIAIDSSTTSTKAIVVDTTGRILALGKQGIDLLSPQQGFGEHDPRQWWTSTRDAIGQALSQLTPVDRQRVQALGITHQRESFAPFMADGAPVRHGILWLDIRATEQVERYGSAEIHALSGRPADVTPGLYKMAWLKEHEPQSLEKADKVTTVSGYLTFCLTGQWADSAACADSLGLSNIRTLDYDDGLLSIAGVRREQMADLVKPGQGLGRLRSELAQEWGIEEVPVIAGCGDGQAAGVGAAAVSPDIAFLNMGTAVVAGVPSQEYRYEKLFRTEAAGVPDTYILELVQNSGAYLSSWFRQALGRPELAGAPDPELEALAAARAPGSGGLVTMPYWGGVQSPHWDPIARGGIVGWRGTHGKGSMYRSILEGTSLEMARSLRKLESSTGVALKEIRGMGGGMRSPLWRQIMTDAIGLPITSCKEEEISALGAAVIAMASTGVFGDTEVATAASHMCHVTDVTEPNMDNHEIYTELSAIQDRLYGDLREVNALLHDFSRRHPDAELTGVED comes from the coding sequence ATGGACCCGCTGGTCATCGCCATTGACTCCTCGACGACGAGCACTAAGGCGATCGTCGTCGATACGACCGGGAGGATCCTCGCCCTGGGCAAGCAGGGCATCGATCTCCTCTCGCCCCAGCAGGGCTTCGGCGAGCACGACCCGCGGCAGTGGTGGACCTCCACCCGTGACGCCATCGGCCAGGCCCTGTCCCAGCTCACTCCCGTGGACCGCCAGCGGGTCCAGGCCCTGGGCATCACGCACCAGCGCGAGTCCTTCGCCCCGTTCATGGCGGACGGCGCCCCGGTGCGCCATGGGATCCTGTGGCTGGATATCCGCGCCACCGAGCAGGTTGAGCGCTACGGCAGTGCTGAGATCCACGCCCTGTCCGGCCGCCCGGCCGACGTCACCCCCGGCCTGTACAAGATGGCCTGGCTCAAGGAGCACGAGCCGCAGTCCCTGGAGAAGGCCGATAAGGTCACGACGGTCTCGGGCTACCTCACCTTCTGCCTGACCGGCCAGTGGGCGGACTCCGCCGCCTGCGCCGATTCCCTGGGACTGTCCAATATCAGGACCCTGGACTACGACGACGGCCTGCTGAGCATCGCGGGCGTGCGCCGCGAGCAGATGGCCGACCTGGTCAAGCCCGGGCAGGGCCTGGGCCGGCTCAGGAGCGAGCTCGCCCAGGAGTGGGGCATCGAGGAGGTTCCGGTCATCGCCGGATGCGGCGACGGTCAGGCCGCCGGGGTGGGCGCGGCCGCGGTGAGCCCCGATATCGCCTTCCTCAACATGGGCACCGCCGTCGTCGCCGGTGTCCCCTCCCAGGAGTACCGCTACGAGAAGCTGTTCAGGACTGAGGCGGCGGGGGTGCCCGACACCTACATCCTGGAGCTGGTGCAGAACTCGGGGGCCTACCTCTCGTCCTGGTTCCGCCAGGCCCTCGGCAGGCCGGAGCTGGCCGGTGCCCCTGATCCAGAGTTGGAGGCCTTGGCGGCGGCCAGGGCCCCCGGCAGTGGGGGCCTGGTGACGATGCCCTACTGGGGCGGCGTGCAGTCGCCCCACTGGGACCCGATCGCGCGTGGCGGGATCGTGGGCTGGCGGGGCACCCACGGCAAGGGGTCGATGTACCGCTCGATCCTGGAGGGCACGAGCCTGGAGATGGCCCGCTCGCTGCGCAAGCTGGAGTCCTCCACGGGGGTGGCGCTCAAGGAGATCCGCGGCATGGGTGGTGGCATGCGCTCGCCCCTGTGGCGTCAGATCATGACTGATGCCATCGGCCTGCCGATCACCAGCTGCAAGGAGGAGGAGATCTCGGCGCTGGGGGCTGCGGTGATCGCGATGGCCTCGACGGGGGTCTTCGGCGATACGGAGGTGGCCACAGCGGCCTCCCACATGTGCCATGTCACGGATGTCACGGAGCCGAATATGGACA
- a CDS encoding DUF6301 family protein: MMAEMRILPVERAIEWIRAWTELEWPITWETAYAIRDRLGWVPAPDDGRFFVTELSVNGEEDGSINTFNGHCSGVYFPLSSRNLSVVVDEAWKVALRSTYDRCVTNLAGLYGVSKRSREHARRVRTEWELDSRITLSLAVSDKSASVTIDSPKLTEINEWELHYIEKYGENYVED; this comes from the coding sequence ATGATGGCCGAGATGAGGATATTGCCCGTTGAGCGTGCGATCGAGTGGATCCGGGCCTGGACTGAACTGGAGTGGCCCATCACCTGGGAGACCGCCTACGCGATCCGAGACAGGCTCGGATGGGTGCCTGCCCCCGATGATGGACGCTTCTTCGTCACTGAACTATCCGTCAACGGGGAAGAGGATGGAAGCATCAACACGTTTAACGGACACTGTAGTGGAGTGTATTTTCCTCTTAGTTCTCGCAACCTGTCAGTTGTGGTAGATGAAGCCTGGAAGGTCGCTCTACGCTCGACATACGACCGTTGTGTGACGAATCTTGCTGGCTTGTACGGTGTTAGTAAAAGATCGAGAGAACACGCCAGAAGAGTGCGAACTGAATGGGAACTTGATAGCCGAATTACTCTTAGCTTGGCAGTGTCGGATAAGTCTGCTAGTGTTACAATAGATTCCCCGAAACTGACAGAAATAAATGAATGGGAGTTGCACTATATTGAGAAGTATGGTGAGAATTATGTCGAGGATTGA
- a CDS encoding NAD(P)H-dependent glycerol-3-phosphate dehydrogenase, producing MARIAVLGSGIMATALSFPASENGNEVDLIGTFLDREIIDSIQRTGLHPVLGLTVNEGVSAYQLEEAEEVIARADVVMCGVNSFGVEWAGKQLASMMRPGQKLLVVTKGMRADEDGTLHILPDVLRSYFDPGLAEQISWNAIVGPSIAGEVAVHHDTCVVFCGHDKEDVDYLADLFRTDYYHVWTSTDFVGHETGAATKNMYAFAAGFAQGLLRKAGKENDQYVMYNYGAAVFAQGQKELRSLITMMGGKPETGDGLGGVGDMFVTSMGGRNVKAGAFVGEGIPFSEVQDRYMKEVTLEGVAAIKVIGGALERQAERGLIGPEDYPLCRFLYSVVEKDAPLDMPWERFFQDLA from the coding sequence ATGGCAAGGATTGCAGTACTGGGCTCGGGGATCATGGCCACGGCCCTGTCGTTCCCGGCCTCGGAGAACGGCAACGAGGTGGATCTCATCGGCACCTTCCTGGACCGGGAGATCATCGACTCCATCCAGCGCACCGGCCTCCACCCGGTGCTGGGGCTCACGGTCAACGAGGGGGTGAGCGCCTACCAGCTGGAGGAGGCCGAGGAGGTCATCGCCAGGGCCGACGTCGTCATGTGCGGCGTGAACTCCTTCGGTGTGGAGTGGGCGGGCAAGCAGCTGGCCAGCATGATGAGGCCGGGGCAGAAGCTGCTGGTGGTGACCAAGGGGATGCGCGCCGACGAGGACGGCACCCTGCACATCCTGCCTGACGTGCTGCGCTCCTACTTCGATCCGGGCCTGGCCGAGCAGATCTCCTGGAATGCGATCGTGGGGCCCTCGATCGCCGGGGAGGTGGCGGTGCACCACGACACCTGCGTGGTGTTCTGCGGCCATGACAAGGAGGACGTGGACTACCTGGCGGACCTGTTCCGCACCGACTACTACCACGTGTGGACCTCGACGGACTTCGTCGGGCATGAGACGGGCGCCGCCACGAAGAACATGTACGCCTTCGCGGCGGGCTTCGCCCAGGGCCTCCTGCGCAAGGCCGGCAAGGAGAACGACCAGTACGTCATGTACAACTATGGCGCCGCGGTCTTCGCCCAGGGGCAGAAGGAGCTGCGCTCCCTCATCACGATGATGGGCGGCAAGCCGGAGACGGGCGATGGGCTCGGCGGGGTGGGGGACATGTTCGTCACCTCCATGGGCGGCCGCAATGTCAAGGCCGGCGCCTTCGTGGGGGAGGGGATCCCCTTCTCGGAGGTGCAGGACCGCTACATGAAGGAGGTGACCCTGGAGGGGGTCGCCGCCATCAAGGTCATTGGCGGTGCGCTGGAGCGGCAGGCCGAGCGCGGCCTCATCGGCCCGGAGGACTACCCCCTGTGCCGCTTCCTGTACTCGGTGGTGGAGAAGGACGCCCCGCTCGACATGCCCTGGGAGAGGTTCTTCCAGGACCTCGCATAG
- a CDS encoding lysylphosphatidylglycerol synthase transmembrane domain-containing protein, protein MTDLADGTTPVAAPVAQTPATSPVGIPTIGVTAAVEPRPAARAAVPTTSTLLVDAATRRLRRTSDLLDMTLTALGIGAVLILAIYAHQTTTGVTQDVQNALAVVLRQILVFPLQAMEGLATFIIPLAVLLDRLLRRAWRSAAEAALAGVVGFLVTQAALAAIAAWGPAALISGLTVTASGSAQVGISAVLATLAGLLTGAGDRHGSTAVRSGWATLWVIIGMAVLRSALTLPGAILSVLLGRLVGLAVRYAFGVEDRRAHGPTLVRALRRAGIDAVRVVRMDHAPGARAWTVTTTAPLGYTEQVRESPLASPTEDDDAVEAPTPHAEEPAHTIAPADGADLEAILAEASSAALSHGRDAVHRLYAVWDSRGQRRDVTVLDADRQMAGFLSTIWDQIRIKGLSPNRDLSLRPAAEHAALMTLEARRALVRTPGLMGMAEAEESVLLVTEHVVGARSIRDLGPEASDRVLAQLWDQLRHAHAAGLAHGQIDASSVVIDAAGRVWLLDWNSGETISSELSRRVDLAQALALTALTVGVERAIAAASRSLSTQQLASIAPMLQRVVLPRETREAMGRRGESRQVLQDLRDALVALTPTAHAEPAKLARFSPRTVIMAVVATVAIWTVLAQLNFEQVSAAVAAANIWWILAGLIFSLATYVGAGLTLAAFSPQRLSVWKSTEVHLASSVVALVAPAGVGGAAINLRFLQRKGVPTATGVATVALVQVVQFVVTVILLIVLAATTGQSTGLTLPSGWLLVAAGLIVILVAGVLMVPQARTWVWAKIEPTYRQVWPRLVWVMSNPMRLAVGIGGAVVLTLSYILSFSASLWAFGYTLPFSVLAITYLASNTVGSVVPSPGGIGPVELALTAGLVAAGIPSGVALSTAIVYRLVTFWVPIPVGWLSLQRLQRAGDL, encoded by the coding sequence ATGACAGACCTGGCTGACGGCACGACCCCCGTGGCAGCGCCCGTGGCACAGACACCTGCGACCTCCCCCGTCGGCATCCCCACGATCGGCGTGACCGCCGCCGTCGAGCCGCGCCCCGCAGCCCGGGCCGCCGTCCCCACCACCTCCACCCTCCTGGTCGATGCCGCCACCCGCCGCCTGCGGCGCACCAGTGACCTGCTGGACATGACCCTGACCGCCCTGGGCATCGGCGCCGTCCTCATCCTGGCGATCTACGCCCACCAGACCACCACCGGCGTCACCCAGGACGTCCAGAACGCCCTGGCGGTGGTGCTGCGCCAGATCCTCGTCTTCCCCCTGCAGGCCATGGAGGGCCTGGCCACCTTCATCATCCCCCTGGCCGTCCTGCTCGACCGGCTCCTGCGCCGGGCCTGGCGCAGCGCGGCGGAGGCCGCCCTGGCCGGCGTCGTCGGCTTCCTGGTCACCCAGGCGGCCCTCGCGGCGATCGCGGCCTGGGGCCCCGCCGCCTTGATCTCGGGCCTGACGGTGACCGCCTCGGGCAGCGCTCAGGTCGGCATCTCGGCTGTCCTGGCGACCCTGGCCGGACTGCTCACCGGCGCCGGCGACCGCCACGGCTCGACCGCCGTGCGCAGCGGCTGGGCCACCCTGTGGGTGATCATCGGCATGGCGGTGCTGCGCAGCGCCCTGACCCTGCCCGGGGCGATCCTCTCGGTCCTCCTGGGCCGCCTGGTGGGGCTGGCCGTGCGCTACGCCTTCGGTGTGGAGGATCGCCGCGCCCACGGCCCCACCCTGGTGCGGGCGCTGCGCCGCGCCGGGATCGACGCGGTGCGCGTGGTGCGCATGGACCACGCCCCCGGGGCGCGCGCCTGGACCGTGACCACCACCGCGCCCCTGGGCTACACCGAGCAGGTCCGCGAGAGCCCCCTGGCCTCGCCCACCGAGGATGACGACGCCGTCGAGGCCCCCACCCCCCATGCCGAGGAGCCGGCCCACACCATCGCGCCCGCCGACGGTGCAGACCTGGAGGCGATCCTGGCCGAGGCCTCCAGTGCCGCCCTGTCCCACGGGCGCGACGCCGTCCACCGGCTCTACGCCGTCTGGGACTCCCGGGGCCAGAGGCGGGACGTGACCGTCCTGGACGCCGACCGGCAGATGGCCGGGTTCCTCAGCACAATCTGGGACCAGATCCGCATCAAGGGCCTGTCGCCGAACCGGGACCTGTCCCTGCGGCCTGCCGCCGAGCATGCGGCCCTGATGACCCTGGAGGCGCGCCGGGCCCTAGTGCGCACCCCGGGGCTCATGGGCATGGCGGAGGCCGAGGAGTCGGTCCTGCTGGTGACCGAGCACGTGGTGGGCGCCCGCTCCATCCGGGACCTGGGACCCGAGGCCAGCGATAGGGTGCTCGCCCAGTTGTGGGACCAGTTGCGCCACGCCCACGCCGCGGGCCTGGCCCACGGGCAGATCGACGCCTCCAGTGTGGTCATCGACGCCGCCGGGCGGGTGTGGCTCCTGGACTGGAACTCCGGGGAGACGATCTCCTCCGAGCTGTCCCGGCGGGTGGACCTGGCCCAGGCGCTGGCGCTGACGGCCCTGACGGTGGGGGTGGAGCGGGCGATCGCGGCCGCCTCCCGCTCCTTGAGCACCCAGCAGCTGGCCTCCATCGCCCCCATGCTCCAGCGCGTGGTGCTGCCGCGCGAGACCCGCGAGGCCATGGGCAGGCGGGGGGAGAGCCGCCAGGTGCTCCAGGACCTGCGCGATGCCCTGGTGGCCCTGACACCTACGGCCCATGCGGAGCCGGCCAAGCTCGCGCGCTTCTCCCCGCGCACCGTCATCATGGCGGTGGTGGCCACGGTGGCGATCTGGACCGTGCTGGCCCAGTTGAACTTCGAGCAGGTCTCGGCAGCGGTGGCCGCCGCCAATATCTGGTGGATCCTGGCGGGCCTCATCTTCTCCCTGGCCACCTATGTGGGGGCGGGCCTGACCCTGGCGGCCTTCAGCCCCCAACGGCTCTCGGTGTGGAAGTCCACCGAGGTCCATCTGGCGAGCTCGGTGGTGGCCCTGGTGGCGCCCGCCGGCGTGGGGGGCGCAGCCATCAACCTGCGCTTCCTGCAGCGCAAGGGGGTGCCCACGGCGACCGGGGTGGCCACCGTGGCCCTGGTCCAGGTGGTCCAGTTCGTGGTCACCGTCATCCTGCTCATCGTCCTGGCGGCCACGACGGGGCAGTCCACGGGCCTGACCCTGCCCTCGGGGTGGCTGCTGGTGGCCGCGGGCCTCATCGTCATCCTGGTGGCGGGCGTGCTGATGGTGCCCCAGGCCCGGACCTGGGTGTGGGCGAAGATCGAGCCCACCTACCGGCAGGTGTGGCCGCGCCTGGTGTGGGTGATGTCCAATCCGATGCGCCTGGCCGTGGGCATCGGCGGGGCGGTGGTGCTGACGCTCAGCTACATCCTGTCCTTCAGCGCCAGCCTGTGGGCCTTCGGCTACACCCTTCCCTTCTCGGTGCTGGCCATCACCTACCTGGCCTCCAACACGGTGGGCTCCGTGGTGCCCTCCCCCGGCGGTATCGGCCCGGTGGAGCTGGCCCTGACGGCGGGGCTCGTGGCCGCCGGCATCCCCTCCGGTGTGGCCCTGTCGACGGCGATCGTCTACCGCCTGGTCACTTTCTGGGTCCCCATCCCCGTGGGCTGGCTCAGCCTCCAGCGCCTCCAGCGGGCCGGGGACCTGTGA
- a CDS encoding IS3 family transposase codes for MGDITYIRTWEGFVYLATAGDCATKKVVGYAMADHMRTSLVCEAIDMAVRNCPIIRGETIFHSDRGSQYTSEQFSAHLNRYGIRASVGRTGVCWDNAWAESFNATLKNERAHRMVYPTRKKTMNDIASWIELTYNHTRLHSALGYRTPNEVERQLLGHQKAA; via the coding sequence GTGGGGGACATCACCTATATCCGCACCTGGGAGGGATTCGTCTACCTGGCCACCGCCGGGGACTGCGCCACAAAGAAAGTCGTTGGCTATGCGATGGCGGATCACATGAGAACCTCCCTGGTATGCGAGGCCATCGATATGGCCGTGCGCAACTGCCCTATTATCCGAGGTGAGACGATCTTCCACTCCGACCGGGGCTCTCAATACACCTCCGAGCAGTTCTCGGCACATCTGAACAGGTATGGCATCCGGGCCTCGGTAGGGCGGACCGGGGTGTGCTGGGATAACGCCTGGGCAGAGTCCTTCAATGCCACACTCAAGAACGAGAGGGCCCACCGCATGGTCTATCCCACACGCAAGAAAACCATGAACGATATTGCCTCATGGATCGAGCTGACCTACAATCACACCCGCCTACACTCAGCCCTGGGATACCGCACACCCAACGAGGTCGAACGCCAACTCCTGGGGCACCAGAAAGCAGCCTGA
- a CDS encoding transposase — protein MSRAKYSEEFKAQVVREVIDKERSIASVAASYDLVPQTVGNWVAKHKKEHSSEEERQAAAEAVEVSRLKKQVRELQQENEFLKKAAAFFAKEQR, from the coding sequence ATGTCAAGGGCGAAGTACTCTGAGGAGTTCAAGGCACAGGTGGTGCGCGAGGTGATCGACAAAGAACGGTCGATCGCATCGGTGGCCGCCTCCTACGACCTGGTACCCCAGACCGTGGGCAACTGGGTCGCGAAACACAAGAAGGAGCACAGCAGCGAAGAGGAAAGGCAGGCAGCGGCTGAGGCTGTAGAGGTATCCCGCCTGAAAAAGCAGGTCCGCGAACTGCAACAGGAGAACGAGTTCCTGAAAAAAGCGGCGGCCTTCTTCGCGAAGGAACAGCGGTGA